ataaactcattcagcagttgaccaagttgaggcagttgctttcagtgagcaaaatgagttcacttgagtattgtgtaaatcaatgtagtccatgtatttttacagcaacatactgtaaaataacagtacattgctggcaactgcagctgccagtattttactgttttttaacgggacaatttttaacagtgtagtctAAAATTGACTTTTGCttcttaagaaatggattacagcatgctgatgatatgcaaacatttcaGTGTAAAGTTCATCAaaatattgaccatattctttgtGTACCAGCAGACATTgaaatctttttgcttgagactttatttaaagaattaatttttagatcctaaaaacagtgttatgctgctaaggcatgggacgataactgttttcaaggtataaagCTGACAAAATATTCTGCTATATCATTCCTACTGTATATGTAgggtttttatgttttaagtttttcaggacaacagtatctccagcagaaaagatatcaaaagatgccattttaaatcataaagaaatctgtgtttctgaaactaatgaagacagcagaagtcaatgattctttagaattattcagcctgacatgtttactgctccaaaatactttcaaagtttctcaaaagaaaatatattgtgttcaaagggaaaatgtgtttgtttttttacccagacaaataaaaattcattcaAGAAttcattttagagcagtaatcacagtaccGTGAaaccattatatttttattcaaggttattagaattagaatcttatactggcccatgcctaatgctgcttaatgttgcaaagtcaaaatttctatttttattatttttctttgtatgtatagtcatgaacacacttgtttgcagagcaagtagtgttagttttctgccatttattattcctggtcatttctccaataggcacttgaattggaagttctaaaacagtaGCAAATGAGATCAGGTCACTGCTATGACATGATTGACAATTTTTGTATGTCGCTGTTTGTCTTTGTGCTCTGTTTATGCTGAGAGCTGATGCTGAGTATTCTTCGGGCTTTTCACACTTCAAATGGAGAATCCTGGGTCATTCCCACTCTGAATAACAAAATCCTTGGTTATCTGTAAGCACGTTCCACTCTCCTCATGCTATACCAGGGGCTAACAAATAATACTAGATGTTCATTAACAGACATTACACATTCCCAACCACtgggttaacattattatttgtatatttatgttgtcACTGTCCCTGATTAGACAAACAGCAGGTCACCTTTTTtgatggcatttctgcatcttgtcaGGTATATAAAATGTCATCATGTAGGACTTCAGCTAAGCCTCGGGACATGCACAAAGAcaataaaacaaagacaaaagtacAAGTGAATGAAAAGAAGTTGCAAAGTATGTCATCTTGCCATCTCCTCATTACTCCAGTTTACAGCAAACTGGCATTAAGCATTTgcacaagttcattcattcattttcctttggcccaACTGGGCCGAAAAAGGAAAAAGTTGAAGAGAAATTGCTAGTTCCCTTCAAAACCCaggcagtgtttcctctaggattttttccagctgtagcggcaggccttttttagacagatctaccaactacctgtggtgttatttcaatgagAATTGTCGTGACCCCactattagaagtcgagatcacatttatgtaatagcctacagcatgcagATCTCTTTGCTTgtacatttatgaatgtctctaatagacctacagagcgatattaatgcgtcctgaagtaaagtgaaacggctatagatcgtgtttgctggcctcacgcatctgtcagtcagccagtcagtctgtcagcactTATTCTTAACGGGGTAAACAAATAatacacagcactactacgattacagagAAGTTTGCGCGGTTATAATTCACTcaaccttttaatacgttttggcgTTTAATACGTTATTACCGgctattaaaaatgaaatgttttgaatgagaagctgtaatgtagccgtggcgggatgaattttgtcgTGGtgccctgccatggaagaatgaatgtagcggaaaccatgccaggggagcaaatatatacattttctaccccattaaaggcttctttctcattatgtagttaataacaaaagctaTATgtatttttggctgtgagacatagtttggacaaagttgtctgtgattGTCCTTTTgtatagtcatgcagtgtgaaactccctgtcgccgatccatcttgtaGACAAACCAATGACAAAACActaacccagatagtcatgcagtgtgaaaaacaTCCGTAACACGAatattttgaaaatcatgcagtctgatctCAGcatttgtccctttattcatcaagggttaccacagtggaatgaaccagtatcttttttagcatatgttttaaacagcagatgtccttccagctacaacccagtactgggaagcatttgcataagttatatcagtgtttcctttaggattttttccagctgtaatggcaggccttttttacacagatctaccaactacctgtggcgttatttcactgacaaatgttgtgactgcagtattaaaagttgagttcgcatttatgtaatagcctacagcatgcggatctctttgcttgcctaggtaaaaaaaaaaaaaaagaaaaaagtgcactaaaatgcactttaagtatacttagtacacttttcagtaatgtactaaaagtgctctattttcgcacactaattttgtacttaatgtactaaaagatagtattaagtatatgttaagataaacttaataccatctaagtgtactcaactgtgctattgagACACACtaaaaatttaactaaaatgtgcttttaacatactatatctgtattttaaaaaatatatatttagttacaactagaaatacacttgaaccctacttttaaacatttaaatatatttatgactaatttaaagtataatagtaatatattaaaagaatatacaaattgtaaaaaaaaattgtgctaaatactgtattaaaagtgctcgattttcccaaactaattttgtatttaatgtactaaaaattagtattaagtacattttaagaaCAGTGAAAGACCAGTTGcgatgaataaaaacaaagagtcaggaatgaaataaaatagaaggaaatttaattactttttttgtagttttaacaGCAAGAAATCAGCTTCAGCACTCTCCATGAGCTCCACAGGTCGACCTTCCTTACATTCAGAACACAGTGATATTTATGCTAACAGAGTCAACAAACCTATGTCATTAGATTGTTTAGACATCCTCACGTAATTGGTTAGACAAAAGATAATTAAGTAGAAGGATAAACAGTCCAGAACAATTTTAGAATATGCAATGTAAAACATATGTATCCTTAGATTATCATATTATTGACTACACTGGATATACACAAACATATCATCCCTTCTGCATGCCCATTCTTGGCTTTCCTGATCATTCCTTGacccacaacacacacatacttcaAGACAATAATGTTTTGGTAagattaccacactcaaaatcaatttaagtgttagtgataattgcattcacattaagtgtacttaagtacaacttttgggaaaatgtacttctactataatacattactaatagatgttctatatattaacttattttaaacttaaacagtgtactaaaaatcaactaatgtttaaagcatttaaagcacacttttgaaaaacacactaataaaactcttttgggtgtttttttctgtagtgtactttattgtagtacactaaaaatgtatttaagtattactggtatttggtatacttttgtcaagtgtactaaagtcctactgaagcaTAAACATACTTATTTAgtatatttacagtgtaaaaccatcaaacttttatttaacacaaaaaaacaacaatgtactaaaaatgtctttgcgggtatttaagtgtattttaattgcatttaattatatatttttttcacctgggatGTCATCTCCTCATCACAGTTTACAGCAAACGTGGCATTAAGCTTTTgcacaagttcattcattcattttccttcggcttagtccctttatttatcaggggtcgccacagtggaatgaaccaccaacttatcaagcatatgttttcaaCAGCGGATACctgtccagctgcaaaccagtactgagaaacatttgcataagttatttacaataatgcaaactcaataATATAAGCTGAATTATGCATACTTGCTATGAACATGCAGGATTTGTCTCAATCGGGTCTTCTAAGCAAGTTACAAATGTTTAAATCCAGTGGAAGATACACATAAGGGAACACAACCTGAGTAATCTAAAGCGAGTgcatttgatcatttgcatttaaagccacaggcacaaaaaCAGCTTGGTTTTTCTCTGACccccaaaaataaatattctgcaaggtgtatgatctgattttgagccGAAACCTCAGAAACATTCTgggaacaccaaagacttattttacatcatgtaaaaaaattaaaaaaaaaaataatttaaaattagcctcaccatttactctctcttaatgagttatccCTTGGTTCTTTTGAGcacaatatattgtaaaaaaaaatatgcaagcTTCCTTTGTGTTTCAAAagaaaggaaatgtttaaaaccacatgacggagagtaaatgttaattggttatttttatttgtgggtgaaacatccatttcatgcttATCGCTTTGTGGCTTCatactaaagttcacttttttgttgttttttaagacctgatggtgctgaaagaagagactcatcAATGGAATGAAATGGAAGAGCAACACCAAGACATAccgactgatgaaaaacccacacttaCTAAAAAAACTTCATCACgtggaagacctcggaaatccaaatctAAGTGTAATTTTAGCAGTAAACAGAGTAGAAAGACTTTTAGTCAAAAGCCAaagcttgatgttcacatgagagttcacaaaGAGGAGAAAACGTGCAcctgcaaacagtgtggaaaaagcttctatactataggaaacttaacagtgcacatgagaattcataCTGGGGAGAAGCCTTACACCtgtgaacagtgtggaaagagtttttgtcaaaaagaaaactttaaaacccacatgagaattcacactggagagaggccgtacacatgccgacagtgtggaaaaagcttctatcaTGCAGGAAACTTGATAATGCACATGCGAATTCACACTGAGGAGAGGCCTTACTCTTGCCCTCagtgtgaaaagagttttaaacaaaATGGCAATCTTGAagtccacatgagaactcacactggagagaaaggATTTACTTGCAcacagtgtggaaaaagttttgttaaaaaacaaaaccttgacatccacatgaggattcacaccggagagaaaccttacacatgcacagagtgtggtaaaagtttcacaTATAAAAGCTCACTCAATaaccacatgagaactcacaccggagagaacccgtttgcatgtgctcagtgtggaaagagcttctcaAGCAAATCT
The Danio rerio strain Tuebingen ecotype United States chromosome 4, GRCz12tu, whole genome shotgun sequence genome window above contains:
- the zgc:173705 gene encoding uncharacterized protein LOC103908622, with the protein product MAFIKEESEDVKIKETFTVKQEDLQEQTDLMVLKEETHQWNEMEEQHQDIPTDEKPTLTKKTSSRGRPRKSKSKCNFSSKQSRKTFSQKPKLDVHMRVHKEEKTCTCKQCGKSFYTIGNLTVHMRIHTGEKPYTCEQCGKSFCQKENFKTHMRIHTGERPYTCRQCGKSFYHAGNLIMHMRIHTEERPYSCPQCEKSFKQNGNLEVHMRTHTGEKGFTCTQCGKSFVKKQNLDIHMRIHTGEKPYTCTECGKSFTYKSSLNNHMRTHTGENPFACAQCGKSFSSKSSLMNHMNGHTGTIVFTCDQCGIKLKRKDYIRRHMKTHSREDHFRCSECGKGFTHKRSLSAHLKLHNAEQSPEK